Within the Candidatus Saccharibacteria bacterium oral taxon 488 genome, the region TCCATAGAAGTGTCTCTTCTTGGCTCCGGGGGCGGGGTTCGAACCCGCGGCCTATTGGTTAACAGCCAACCGCTCTACCGCTGAGCTACCCCGGAATACCTGTCGTATTATAGCGAGTTTTATGGCGGTTGTAAAGTTACCGGCGGACGATTGCCAGGGCTTTTTTCAAGATTGCTGCCTCCAGGCGTGATTTCTCATCATCCACCGCTTCCCGCTGCTTAATCTCCTTCACCAAGTTTTGCCACCACGCCTCTTTTTCCGACAGGCACAGCGCCAGTGACCGCACCTCACCATCACGCTTATCGAGCATGCCGGCTGCCACCAAATTATCGACATGCTTGGCCACCGTTGAGACCGACTTATACCCCAGCGCCCGCATAATTTCCCGTAGCGTCGGGCTATAGCCATTGCCCTTGATAAATCCATCGATGAAATCCAGCAGTATTTTTTGCTTTTTCGTTGGTTGCATGCTTTTAGTATAACCCGCCCGAGTTATTTGCGCTATACTAAAGAGGTGAAGCGAGTATCATCGACGATATATGTGTGGCTACTGGCCATTGTGCTGTTTGGCGGCGCACTGTCCTTGCAGCCGAGCATCAGCCTGGCAATGCTCGATTTTCCATCATTCCGCATTGGACTATATCAAGTGGCGGTGATCGGCGTGGTTGGCTGCGGTCTTGGCATAATGGTGCGCCAGCGACTGTGGCCTCGGGGGCGATGGTGGTGGCTGAGCGTTGGTATGCTGGCTGTCACCAGTATCGTTGGGCTGTTATTATCCTATGTCCGAGCGCGTACCGCATTATATACGGCATCGCTCTTGCTGCTACTGCTGACCGCGGCGTGTGCTGCCCTGATGTACCGGGCGTTATCAACGAGTGATCGGCGGCGCCTCATGACAATTGGCTTGTGGAGCGGCATCGTGTTTGGTGTGTTAGCGGTGCTGCAGCTCATCTTTGCTCACGTTGAGCCAACGGCGTTCGGTACGCTCTGCTCGGGCTGTCATGCTGGCGTGTTTGGCTTTGTCAGGATCAATCTGTTTGCCGCTGAGCCGCAATTTTTAGCAAGCAGCTTACTGCCAGCCCTGTTCGTTGGACTATGCTGGCGAGAGCGACGGCGGCTGGCTGGCTGGAGCGTTTTTGGTAGCAGCGTGGCGATCAGCCTCACGTTTTCGCGCGGCGCGTTTATCGCAATCGTCGGTGCGGGCATCGTGTATGGTATCGTCCGCTGGTGGCAGCGGTGTAGAAGCGGGTCTCGTTCTATTGACACCGTGGAGCCTATTCGTCGTGACGCATGGCGTCAACTCGGCATCATCACGGCCGGATTCGTGATTGGATGCACTCTACTGCTGGTATCAGCGGTGGTTCGCTATCACAACACACCGCACATTGCCTATAATACTGCAGTGAGCATGCTTGACCAGTTGTCGCTCGGCCGCATTAAATTACCGCAGAAAAATACTACCACTATGCCAGACAACCCACCCGCCACGCAAGCACCACCAACCAACGAGACCACGGCACCGCAATCATCACCGTCACCGCCCACCACCCAGCCAAACCCGCTCGCACCATCAGCCAATTTCCAGCCATCGGGTTTCGTCGTCGCTTCGGCTGATGATCGACTCAATGCCGCCCAGCTGGCACTCCGAGCCTGGGCGTCAAGTCCGCGCACCATACTCTTTGGGACTGGCCTTGGCAATCTCGGCAGTTTTATCCAACATCAGCTGCATCAACCGGTGTCGACCGACCATACAGTGTATATTTTCTACGTGTTGCTGCTGAGTAATATCGGCGTTGTCGGCATGATACCGCTACTAGCGCTGCTCGTCGTCACGCTATGGCGCAGCGGCCAATGGCTACTAAAGCCGTGGGGGCGATTTGCCTTACTGTTAACGACGGCTATCGCTATCCACTTTTGGTTTTTTGGCAGCTTGATCAACTCGGTACATTGCCTTGCATGGATTGGTATTTTCTTGTATAATCACCCCAAAGGTCATGAAGAAGAACTCTGATTTTTACTTCAAATTGGTGTTGATCGGGCTGGACGTACTGGCGCTAGTTGGTGCGTTCACGGCGGCATACATCATGCGCGTATCACTCGACACGCGACCCTTCCATGTGCAAATCGGGGCACTGGAGTTTATCACGTCGATTGTGCTAATGCTGCCGCTGTGGGTTGTCTTGTTCTCATTTTTTGGGCTATACGACCGTGAGCACTACATTCATCCGCTGCGCGAGTTTTGGCGGCTGGGCATGGCGGCAGTTTGCGGCATTATGATGATGATTTCCTTTAGCTTCTTTAGCAACACACCGCTATTTCCGGCCAAGATGGTGGTGATTTATGCGCTGATCATCAGCTTTATTATCTTGCTCATTCTGCGTAGCGCTGCCAATATCGTCAGGCTACATCTGCTGCGCAAAAACATCGGCATCAAGCGCGTGGCGCTGGTTGGCAACGCCGAATCGACGCGGACGCTAGCTGAATTTATCAGTGCCCACCCCTCAACCGGCTTTCACCTCAGTGCTATTGTATCCAAAGACGAGCTCATCCCGCCACGACTCAAGGGTTTGCGGCGTTCGACACTGGCATCGGCGCTGACTCGCGATAAAATTGACGCCATTATCCAGACCGACACCACCCGCAGCGAAGCGCACTATAACTTGGCCGAGCAGCACTATCTCGATTTTTATCAAGCGCCAGCCCTCGACGGCCTGATGACGGCGCGCCATACAGTCGAGATTATCAATTCCGTGCCGCTGGCATACATTCACCCAACGCCGCTAGCTACCGGCTACGGACGCGTGGTCAAACGACTGATGGATCTCATCGGTGCGACCATCGGCATTATTATCACCTCGCCAATTATGCTACTGGTGGCCATCGCCGTTAAGCTCGGCGACCCGCGCGGCCCCGTACTGATGCATGGGCAGCAGCGGCGACGTTTGACCCAGTTTAATCGCCCTTTCAAAGTGTATAAGTTTCGCTCGCACTACGCCAAGTTTGACGGCAAGACTGACGAGGAGGTATTCACAATGATTGGCAAGCCAGAGCTGATCGACGAATATCGCCAGAACGGTGATAGGCTCAATCACGACTTTCGCGTCACGCCGGTTGGTCGTTTCATTCGCCGGTTTAGCCTCGACGAGCTGCCGCAGTTATTTAATGTTATCAAGGGTGATATTAGCCTCGTTGGGCCGCGGGCGCTGGTGCCGCACGAGCTGAGTAACTACGAGAAAAAGCACACGCTGCTGACGGTCAAATCTGGCCTGACTGGCCTGGCCGTTGTGTCGGGGCGACGTAGTATCGGCTTTGAAGAGCGGCGGCGACTGGATCTCTATTATGTGCAAAACTGGAGTTTGTGGCTGGATATCACCATTCTCCTCAAGACCTGCCTGGTCATCTTTAAGAAGGAGTCGTGATGCGCGCCCAGCCGACCATCGCGATCGTTCACGACTGGTTGTATGGTGGTGGCGCCGAGCAGGTTGTCCTGGCGCTACACCGGCTCTATCCTGACGCCCCGATTTATACCTCGTACTGCTCGAGAACGTGGCGAGAGAAGCTTGATAACAAGGTGGTGACCGGGTATTTGCAGCATTGGCCATTCGCTCAGCTCAGGCGACTGCTGCCGGTACTCAGGCAGCGGTGGTTTACGCGGCTGGATCTCGGGCAATTTGATATTATTATTTCCAGCTCTGGTAATGGTGAGGCCAAGTTTATCCAAACCCGCCCCGATCAACGACATATCTGCTATTGTCATACGCCGACGCATTTTTATTGGCGGCACTACCAAGAATACCTGCGTCGGCCGAGCTTTCGACCGCGGTGGCTGGCGCGACTGGGCCTGCGGCTACTGGTCCGACCTCTCAGGCGGCGTGATTATCAGGCGGCGCAGCACGTTGATGTCTTTTTGGCCAATTCCACCGCCATTCAGGCTGATATCAAGCAGTTTTATGACCGAGACAGTATCGTCGTCTTTCCGCCGGTACAAACAACCAGCTTTATGGCGCTCGCAAAAACCAGGCCACGCTCCGTCACACTACCCACCCGGCCGCGCTGCCTGGTGTGGGGGCGACTGGTGCCGATGAAGCGGCTGGATTTGGTGATTGAGGCCTGTCAGCAACTTGGTTGGCCGCTCGACATCATGGGCGATGGGCCTGATCGCGAGCAGCTAGAGAAGCTGGCGGGCGAATCAACGCGCTTTCTTGGCTACGTCAGTGACGAGGACCGGGCTGCCGCCATCCAACAAGCTGACTTGTTCATCTTTACCGCCCACGAAGATTTTGGCGTCGCACCAGTTGAAGCCTTGGCCGCTGGACTGCCGGTGGTAGCGTATCAGGCCGGTGGCGCGCTGGATTATATCAGCCCCGGTAAGAATGGCTGGTTTTTCGCTGAACAAACAGTTGAGAGCTTGGTAGCAACGCTTCAAACACTGCCCGACCAGCAAGTCTCGCCGCGGGCCATCGCCGCCTCCGCTCAACCATTTGCTGAACATGCCTTTACACTCGCCATCAAGAAAATTGTGACCAACGAAAGGAGGGGTGCTCATGCGCATCGCCATTGATGCTCGGACACTACGGACGAGCACTGGCCGTTACGTCGAACGGCTGATTCACTACTTACAAAAAATTGACGACAGGAATGACTATATTATCTTGCTCAAACCAAAGGACATGGACAGCTGGCAGGCTGATAACCCACGCTTTCAAAAAGTCGCCTGTCCATTTGCTGAATTCTCATTTGCCGAGCAACGGGGTTTTAAGAAACAACTGGAGGAGCTGTACCCAGATCTCGTGCACTTTGCAATGGTTCAGCAGCCCGTGTGGTACCGGGCCAGCCCGGTCGTTACCACCATGCAAGACCTGACCACCGTTCGATTCAGCAACCCCGACAAGAACCCGGTGGTCTTTTGGGTGAAGCAGCAAATTTATAAATGGGTCAATAAAAAAGTCGCCAGAAAGTCGGCTCATATCATCACTATTTCTGAATTTGTGAAGCGTGACTTGGTGGATTTTACCGGGGTCAGTCCAGACAAGATTACCGTGACACTTGAGTCCGCCGACGAGCTACCAAAGGGCAATGATCCGGTCAAAGAGCTGGTTGGAAAAAAGTTCATCATGTATATTGGCCGGCCGACACCGCATAAAAATCTGCGGCGGCTGATCGATGCATTTGCACTGTTACAGCAGAAACATCCTGAGTTGACATTGGCACTGGCTGGCAAAAAGGACGGTAACTACGCTCGCCATGAGGCATACGTTACTGAACGCGGTATCACAAATGTCGTCTTCACCGGTTTTGTGTCGGACGAGCAAATGCGCTGGATGTACGAGCATGCAGCCGTGTATTGCTTCCCGTCGCTGAGCGAGGGCTTTGGCCTGCCGGGCCTCGAAGCCATGCTACACGGCGCACCGGTCGCCTCGAGCACCGCCACTTGCCTACCAGAAACGCATGGCGAGGCGGCGCATTATTTTGATCCATATAGCGTCGAGGACATGGCGCGGGCAATTGACGAACTTCTGACTGACGAGAAACGACGCCGTGACCTCATCAAGAAGGGTAAACAGCATGTCAAAACCTTCTCGTGGCAGCGAATGGCCGAGCAGACGCTGGCGGTGTACGAACAGTATGGCCGCCAGAGTGCCAACTCATAGAGGACGATCCTGGCTCATCCACACACGAGGCACTTACGTCTGCAACCATAACTTTTTAGACTGCGGCTCGGCTACTGGGCTATTTTTGCAATTTCTTCGCGATGTCGCCACACTTGGCGGCCACATCCCGCCGTGCCACCAACACACCGTCTGGTGTGTTGACCACCACCACATTATCAAGGCCGATGACTGCTACTGGCTTATCCGGCCGCTCGTTGCGAATATAGGTACTAGCGACGTCAATGGTATGAATGTTGTCACCGTATGCGTAATTACCCGACTCATCCTTGGCGACCGCGTCGTGTAGATCCTTAAAATTACCGATGTCCATCCAGTCAAAGCTAGCCGATACCATAGCCAGCTGATGAGCTTTTTCGATCAGGGCGATGTCGATGACTTGATTGTCCAGTGCCAGGTACGCGTGATTGTAGGCCTCGCTACCAAAGTCAGCAATTGACGCCAGCGTCTGATAGTTCGACCACAAATCTGGAGCGCTCTGCTGCATTTCACGCATAAACACCTCGACTGAGCCAACAAAGTAGCCACAATTCCACAGATAATTTCCCGACTCAACATACTGCTTCGCTGTCTCGTAATCAGGCTTTTCCTTGAAGGACTCGACATTATAGACGCCCGCTTGAGCATCAATCACCCCATCGCGCTGAATATAACCAAAGCCAGTCGACGGGAAGGTCGGCTCAATGCCAATAAGCGTAATACAACCACGCTCGTGAGAAACGCGCGCTGCTGTATCGAACGAGTGGGCAAACCCTTGGGTGTCACGCACATTATGATCAGAGTGAATAAAAGCAATCGGCTCAGTCCGGTCATGGTGGCGATTGATATAATCCAGGGCCAATACGATACAGTGCGCCGTCCCCCGCCGTCCCGGCTCGATCAAGAAGGCCTCGTCCGGCAGCTCCGGCAGCTGCGCCCGAAGCGCCCCGGCGTGGCTGGCCTCGGTCACCACATAAATGGCATCACCGAGCTTTCTGGCCCGGTCATAGGCTTGCTGGACCATGGTGCGTTCACTAGTTAACGCCAAAAGTTGTTTTGGTTGAGTGGAGGTTGAGAGTGGCCAGAGACGCGTGCCTGAACCACCGGCAATAATTACAGCTATCATATTAATATAGTATACCGAGTTAGGCGCACAAACGCCAACTATTCTTTGGCGAACTCCGTGTACACTTAATAATATTTATAAACTGAGGTACTGTGTATCCTTGTTGTTCTTCTTATAGCCAAAGCCCCTCGCCTTGGCTTCTAGTGTATTAAAGAATTCTTTTATTTCCTTATCCGTTGGCCGTTCTGACATTAGTGCAAGCCTCCCTAGCACCATATTGCGCAAGTCATCAGCTGGCTGTTTGATCTCAGGCCTTCTCAGCAAATAGTTAAGCTGGAGTGCAAACTGTTCATACCGCTTCCTATCGAAAGTAGGGTTGTCAGTTTCCTGCTCAACCTGCGATTCTGGATATATCAGGTCAACCTCAATTGCGCCAACACGCTCTCCATTAGCCCTTGCTGCTAGAGGATTATCGTACATATAAATCCAGTTATTCATCCCCGGTCTATCTGATGGGTATCTCAGCAGATGCTGTATTCCTTGACGACTATAACCTCGTGGACCAGCGAGCGCATCCGGCGGCAAACCTAGCGTACGCTCAAGCACCCAGCCAGCCAATTCTTCGGTACGCCGCTGGAACGGCGGCATTGATTCTTTCGAAGCCTCCGTCCGTCCGATAACAACGACTGAAAACTTATTCAGCATCCTGCTAATCTCTTCTGCAAACTCTGGCATCGACGGCTTTTCTGGCTCGGAGGTAATGATTTTATTTCCACCTTGATCTATGACATATCGTGCACCTTCCTGTCGCTGACTGGCAATTCCTAACGCACAGGCAGTTAGTACAGTAGCCCCACGTGCGCGTAAGGCACCTGCCACTTTACTATCTGGCGATCCATCGACCACAACAAATGGTAGCCCCCACTTGTTCCACTCCGCTGCCGTATCAAGTGCAATTTCAAAGCGAACATCGTCAAGATCAGTATAATACGTCCCCGTTACTCCAACGACTGGTGCTCCATCTATAGAATGGCCCTTAAATCGATTCATGCTCTCATTTTAGCACATAAGTCTAATTTGTCAATGATCTTGTCCTAACGGGTTCGGTCAACAAATCTAGAAATAACAAATCTTAAATAAAAATTAGATACGATACAACTAACAAGAGTAGCTTCTCATCTAAAATAAGTTGGTGCAAAAATAACCCTTCTGAATCAGAAGGGTTATCCCAACCAGGCGACGTATTTACAATACGCTTAATCAGTTTGATCGCTTGTGGCTGTGCAACAGTACTTACGTCTGTACCACCATACTACCATGCTAAGCACAATGGCGCAAGCATTATGGCAATAAAATATCATTATGGTATGGGATATTAGTATAGAGCTTCGGACGATTGAAATTCCTGCCGTACCATAAGCGATTAGCTAGAATATCACTTGCCTGAACCAGATAATCTAGGGATGAATCGCAAAACTTTATACTAATTTTGAAGTCAGCAAACAGTATCGGAGGATAAAACATACCGTAATCAAAATTACGAATTCCATGTATTAGCTCCTCTCGAATACTATCTGAGAGTTTATAATATCCGTTGGTTGATGTGTGTTGCTGGTCAATGTAGACTCGCAGAGAAACCGGCTTGTCTGCATCAATCTTGCCAGACACAATTAGCTTCTCTAGCTTGGACTTTATCATTCTCTTTAGGGCGTAGTCTTTGTAGCGATGAATCGATAGCTTGTTTGCCATAATAGATTCATTGACGTCAGACAGCTTTACCGTAGCACTAAGACTATTGAATGACTTGACGCAATTATACAGACTTCTCTTGTATTTAATCTCTAAGCCAGCCGCTTTTAACTCCGACCCCATCGACATGCCGAGACTGGATTTTATCTCTCGAGACATCGTTTTGAACCGCTCTCTTGCTGCGATACGCTCGTGGTTATCCAAGAACAGATATCCAGCGTATATAAAATAATCATGCCCAGAATTAAGAGAGAAAACACCAGAATCATCTAGGTATATCGATATCTCTTGATACTCTTTATCACTCATATTGGTAATAATTATAACATTTTTCGTAAAAACGCCTGAGCGTTCACTAACCAAATCCGAAAACTCCCCAGTTTTTAAGTAGCTACCTACCCT harbors:
- a CDS encoding exopolysaccharide biosynthesis polyprenyl glycosylphosphotransferase, whose amino-acid sequence is MKKNSDFYFKLVLIGLDVLALVGAFTAAYIMRVSLDTRPFHVQIGALEFITSIVLMLPLWVVLFSFFGLYDREHYIHPLREFWRLGMAAVCGIMMMISFSFFSNTPLFPAKMVVIYALIISFIILLILRSAANIVRLHLLRKNIGIKRVALVGNAESTRTLAEFISAHPSTGFHLSAIVSKDELIPPRLKGLRRSTLASALTRDKIDAIIQTDTTRSEAHYNLAEQHYLDFYQAPALDGLMTARHTVEIINSVPLAYIHPTPLATGYGRVVKRLMDLIGATIGIIITSPIMLLVAIAVKLGDPRGPVLMHGQQRRRLTQFNRPFKVYKFRSHYAKFDGKTDEEVFTMIGKPELIDEYRQNGDRLNHDFRVTPVGRFIRRFSLDELPQLFNVIKGDISLVGPRALVPHELSNYEKKHTLLTVKSGLTGLAVVSGRRSIGFEERRRLDLYYVQNWSLWLDITILLKTCLVIFKKES
- a CDS encoding glycosyltransferase family 4 protein; the protein is MRAQPTIAIVHDWLYGGGAEQVVLALHRLYPDAPIYTSYCSRTWREKLDNKVVTGYLQHWPFAQLRRLLPVLRQRWFTRLDLGQFDIIISSSGNGEAKFIQTRPDQRHICYCHTPTHFYWRHYQEYLRRPSFRPRWLARLGLRLLVRPLRRRDYQAAQHVDVFLANSTAIQADIKQFYDRDSIVVFPPVQTTSFMALAKTRPRSVTLPTRPRCLVWGRLVPMKRLDLVIEACQQLGWPLDIMGDGPDREQLEKLAGESTRFLGYVSDEDRAAAIQQADLFIFTAHEDFGVAPVEALAAGLPVVAYQAGGALDYISPGKNGWFFAEQTVESLVATLQTLPDQQVSPRAIAASAQPFAEHAFTLAIKKIVTNERRGAHAHRH
- a CDS encoding glycosyltransferase family 4 protein, with amino-acid sequence MRIAIDARTLRTSTGRYVERLIHYLQKIDDRNDYIILLKPKDMDSWQADNPRFQKVACPFAEFSFAEQRGFKKQLEELYPDLVHFAMVQQPVWYRASPVVTTMQDLTTVRFSNPDKNPVVFWVKQQIYKWVNKKVARKSAHIITISEFVKRDLVDFTGVSPDKITVTLESADELPKGNDPVKELVGKKFIMYIGRPTPHKNLRRLIDAFALLQQKHPELTLALAGKKDGNYARHEAYVTERGITNVVFTGFVSDEQMRWMYEHAAVYCFPSLSEGFGLPGLEAMLHGAPVASSTATCLPETHGEAAHYFDPYSVEDMARAIDELLTDEKRRRDLIKKGKQHVKTFSWQRMAEQTLAVYEQYGRQSANS
- a CDS encoding mannose-1-phosphate guanyltransferase, translated to MIAVIIAGGSGTRLWPLSTSTQPKQLLALTSERTMVQQAYDRARKLGDAIYVVTEASHAGALRAQLPELPDEAFLIEPGRRGTAHCIVLALDYINRHHDRTEPIAFIHSDHNVRDTQGFAHSFDTAARVSHERGCITLIGIEPTFPSTGFGYIQRDGVIDAQAGVYNVESFKEKPDYETAKQYVESGNYLWNCGYFVGSVEVFMREMQQSAPDLWSNYQTLASIADFGSEAYNHAYLALDNQVIDIALIEKAHQLAMVSASFDWMDIGNFKDLHDAVAKDESGNYAYGDNIHTIDVASTYIRNERPDKPVAVIGLDNVVVVNTPDGVLVARRDVAAKCGDIAKKLQK
- a CDS encoding DUF3800 domain-containing protein, whose protein sequence is MSDKEYQEISIYLDDSGVFSLNSGHDYFIYAGYLFLDNHERIAARERFKTMSREIKSSLGMSMGSELKAAGLEIKYKRSLYNCVKSFNSLSATVKLSDVNESIMANKLSIHRYKDYALKRMIKSKLEKLIVSGKIDADKPVSLRVYIDQQHTSTNGYYKLSDSIREELIHGIRNFDYGMFYPPILFADFKISIKFCDSSLDYLVQASDILANRLWYGRNFNRPKLYTNIPYHNDILLP